The following coding sequences are from one Kogia breviceps isolate mKogBre1 chromosome X, mKogBre1 haplotype 1, whole genome shotgun sequence window:
- the TCEANC gene encoding transcription elongation factor A N-terminal and central domain-containing protein — MSDKQQIAARASLIEQLMSKRNFEDLGNHLTELETLRVTPEHLQETDVVRAVYRVLKNCPTAALKKKAKRLLSEWKALYKGTHCKPRGSPKLFPPGGNKEENQGLSPDPSQDEVRGSSCCHSLRASQDVAGAVERVVPENSPGGAEPKAARLRAADPQSPVERASEQPDPAAPVRAKCTELLYEALASPSTEQPRADLWHNFAREIEEHIFTLHSKNLKKYKTCIRSKVANLKTPRMSHLQQSLLSGTMSPREFAEMTAMEMASPELKQLRASYTESGIQEHYLPQAVEGTPTKKIKCRRCEKFNCQVTVIARGTLFLPSWVQSSNPDEEMMTYVICNECGKQWYHSKWECL; from the coding sequence ATGTCTGACAAGCAGCAGATAGCTGCCAGAGCTTCCCTTATTGAGCAGCTGATGTCTAAAAGGAATTTTGAGGATCTCGGCAACCACCTTACTGAGCTAGAAACTCTGCGTGTGACTCCGGAGCATCTCCAGGAGACGGATGTGGTCAGGGCTGTGTACAGAGTCCTCAAAAACTGCCCCACGGCGGCTCTGAAAAAGAAAGCCAAGCGTTTGCTGTCAGAATGGAAAGCTCTGTATAAAGGTACTCACTGCAAGCCGCGGGGCAGCCCTAAACTATTTCCTCCGggtggaaataaagaagaaaatcaaggaCTTTCTCCCGACCCAAGTCAGGATGAGGTACGGGGCAGCTCTTGCTGTCATTCTCTGCGTGCATCCCAAGATGTTGCAGGAGCTGTTGAAAGGGTCGTGCCAGAAAATAGCCCTGGTGGAGCGGAGCCTAAGGCAGCGCGTCTCAGGGCCGCTGACCCTCAATCCCCCGTCGAGAGAGCGAGTGAGCAGCCAGATCCTGCAGCGCCCGTGAGAGCCAAATGCACAGAGCTGCTGTATGAAGCTCTAGCTAGTCCTTCCACAGAGCAGCCCAGAGCCGATCTGTGGCACAACTTTGCACGAGAAATCGAAGAGCACATTTTTACCCTTCACTCCAAGAACCTCAAAAAATATAAAACGTGCATCCGAAGCAAAGTTGCCAATCTGAAAACCCCCCGCATGTCTCACTTACAGCAAAGCTTGCTCTCTGGGACCATGTCTCCAAGGGAGTTTGCCGAAATGACCGCCATGGAAATGGCCAGCCCCGAACTGAAGCAGCTGAGAGCCTCCTACACGGAATCTGGCATACAGGAACATTACCTGCCCCAAGCGGTGGAGGGCACGCCGACCAAGAAAATAAAGTGCCGACGCTGCGAGAAATTCAATTGCCAGGTCACCGTCATCGCCAGAGGGACACTCTTCCTTCCAAGTTGGGTGCAGAGTTCCAACCCAGATGAAGAAATGATGACCTACGTAATCTGCAATGAATGTGGGAAGCAGTGGTACCATAGCAAGTGGGAGTGCTTGTAA